The DNA segment taaaatgccatcttTAATTGTTCAGTCTGGATGGAGGGGAATATAGGGAAGTAGAGGGGACTGGTATCAACAGGTGACCGAGGACTGCAAGCAACTGGGTGCCAGCAATGGCCCTGGGAAGTTGGGGACAACTTTGTCCTTGATCAAGTCACGATGCTTCCataaatctttaacaaaacatAGTTGCTTACATACTTCGCCTTTAATCTCAGAGTTAGTTTCAAAAACTACATGATTGCTATTTGTGCACATTATCTTAGTGCTCTGAAATTATCCTAGCCTATGTGCAGGAATGGATAAAGTCctcttaaataaaaatgaagttagtTATGTTAtagttcttttgctgttttaCTGTTACAGTGTCAgttgttaataaaaaataaaagaaaattttaataaaatattctagGAATATTACCTGACACTCTAACAAAAAGCAAGTTATATTACCATTTGTATCACACGTTTGAAAAATTCTGATGGACTCTACAATAGTAGGATGAATAGAGTTAATAATtataagattttgttttgttttgtttttaagacactccgtctcactctgttgccccggggggagtgcagtggtacactctctgctcactgcaacctccacttcttaggctcaagcaatcctcccacctcagctgtctgagtagctgggactacaggtgcgcaccacaatgcccagctaatttttgtattttttgtacaggtgggatttcgctatgttgccctgctggtcttgaactcatgagctcaagcaatcttcccgtctcggcctctgaaagtgctgggcttgcaggctgagccactgcacctgcccggGTTTTTGAGTGtcctcatcacaaagaaattgtaaatgtttaaggtgatggatgtACTacttaccttgatttgatcattacaatgcatacatatatggAAACATaactttgtaccccataaacattattattaagtgTTCAttgtaaatttcaaaaataaatttaaaagaattgaatatAAAAACAGATTTACATGAGAGGGAACTGAATATACGTCAAGTCAAAAGTAGAATTCAATTAGAGAGAGGCTTAGTTTTCCATGCTAGACATtccataatttaaataaaaaaggaattgtcCAGATCTTTGAATACAGGTAAAGTTAAAAACAAGTGTCCATCACAAGAACATGGctacaatttttagaaaatgtatatcTCAGTTATTAGAAATCATAAGATCATAAACAAATAAtgtatatgacaacataaaatacagagaaatgtACATCTCAGTGATTAGAAATCATATCATAAACAAATAAGGTATATGACCAACATAAAATATagagtaaataaataacagaataaaatgaGATCTGATTGTAAAAtttgatagaaaaaaagaatattaacaaGCAAATAGGTAACCGTTGAAgcttattacaaaataatattaattagaaCACTgatagattattattttattcaaataagcAATTAATTAAATCAAATATTCAAATGTTCACATGTTTTGTACCAATATATTCGTTctctgaaaataacttttttttttttttgagacggagtctccctctgtcaccaggctggagtgcggtgacgccatcttggctcaccgcaacctccgcctcctgggttcaagcgattctcctgcctcagcctcctgagtagctgggaccaccacgccaccacgcccagctaatttttgcattttttttttttagtagagacggggtttcaccatgttggccaggatggtccctaTCTCCCGATCTTGCGATcagcctgcctcgacctcccaaagcgctgggattacaggcatgaactactgcgcCCGCCCtctgaaaataattctttaaaaacatattgcaaaaaacatgaaaaaaaatacaagaaacattAATCCACATTCTTCTCTAGATGCCaccttatttcctttttccacttgACAAACAAACTTCCCCAAATAATTTTCTATACGCAGtattcttaatttctcttttttgtgtttcCTCTTCAACTTACTCCAATCGTGTTTCTATCCCATTCATTCTACTAAACCAGATCCTCCTAAGGTCATCAGTGGAGTCTGTTTCCAGGTTCAGTAGGACAGCTCAGCCCTCACCTTCCCTGAAAGTACCACTGTCTTCCCCTCATTAGACTCTCCCTCattctttcccatttctctttctAATTGCACTGGCAACTTTACCTCAGGCTCCTTTACATATTCTCCTTCTCTGCTCTACCTTTGAATGTTGAGGGTCTGCAGGACAAGGTTATGTCCTCATCTCATTGTCTCCTCTGTTTATAAGTGACTACATTCATTCCTATGTCCTTGTTACCAGACATGCAATAAAGAATCTTAAATTAATACCTTTGCCCATGGGATTTGTTGTTCACTCTAGACCCATATTCCCAATTGCGCATAAGATTTCTGCAATTTCATGTCTCCCAGGCACCTCAAAAAGGAcatctaatatttttctttctcaacatCATTTGCACCTAAAGCTTCTAGTATGagaacatcattttcttttacttatctTTGTAGTGTTTCATATAAGCGAAATTGGTACATCtttactgtttcttttcctgtaaGAATGAAAGCTCTTCAACACGGAAAGAAACTGTGTTTATTcacctgtatttcttttttaaaataactttttaatttttgtgggtacatagtaagtgtatatatttattggttacatgagatattttgatacagtcatGCAATGAGTACACCTGCATTGCTTGACATCAAttccaaaatatgccactttgatACTCACTTTATACATATTATgtaaatggaatgaatgaataggtaAGTGTATATTACCGTCCATTCCTTGATTTGGTTCAGAAAACTAGTGTTTGGATTTTGGTTTTCGAATAAATAACTTCAAGAagttttgtttgaaaataatttaataaataacaaaatacaatatttaaccAAATGGAAAGCTGAACATGTTTTGTTATCTTAATACAATGTAAAGGCAAACATTTGttatataagaatataaatagtataaatatgataaaatgtaagaataaataaatgagtaaaaataaataacatcttaGGGACTGATGCCCCTGAACCTAAGTCTTTTTAACATATACTGGCTTAATATACCGACAAAGTATTTGCAGAACTAATTCAGTCAATTCTGTGATTAAAGCCGAAATAAGAGTCTTTTGAATTGACCAGAGTCACATGTGCAAGTGTTATATGGCAAATTAATCAATGAGAATCATTTCAAGATGAGCCCAGGTCTCTATCTTTACTTCTCAGTCTTTCTTGCATGTTTGTTGATAAGAACAAGGATTTCATGATTTCCATTCTGACAACTTCCCAGGCACAGTCgctgtatttcttctctttcaggtAGACACGGATTCCCTGGAAGTACCTCCTCAAGGTCAGTGCAGGGCTGCTAATTGCCCCAGCAGATTCTCCTTCTCCCACTACCTGCAGCAAGCAGGTCTCCAGGTGTTGCAGTTGCTGATGAAGTCCAGTGTGGAGTTGGTCTAGGAGGGTCATGTTCCAGGCAGCAGAGGAGCGCTCTGTGTGGAAGAGGCTGAAGATCTGCTGCAGCATCTCATGGAGGACAGACATGACATGGGCCTTCTGCAACTGGCTCCCTTTTACCATCTCCTGGGGGAACCTGAAGTCTCTTCTGTCCTTGAGACACAAGAAAGGGGAGATTCTCCTCATTTGGTGCAGAAGCACCAAGGTGTTCCTGCTAAGTAGGCCATGGTTCTGAGGCAGATCACAGCCCAGAGATCCAACAGGGCTATAGCTGGTCATCACTAGGGCTGCCAGTAGAGGGAACAGGAGGGCCATTGGGAAATGAGGATGCTCCTGGCTTTACTGAGCTGGGATATGGCTTAACCTTGGACCCTAGGTTTTCTGAAGACATTGCTTGTATGCATGGCTTTTAATAGGAAACACatggttttcattttctgaacatttctctgtactttcagtttcttttactgttttcatttgtgtgttcTCCCTATGACCTTAAGAGGATGACAACAATCTATTAATTTTGCATTAGACTTCAGCTAAACTCCAGTAAACTTCAGCTGTGTCAATACAAATGAATGCTTAATCAAATGAAAAACGTCTGGGTACTAAAGTCATAAGTGTATATACTATATGCATGTAAATAATCAGACACACACTACACtaacaatatatatattatatatttatgtatacacactatagtgaatatatgtatatatgtgtatatataatatatattcatatatatatgaaaaaaatcattttctctgtTCTAGAAGCAAAATTTTAACCCTTATTCTAGCCTCCATTTTTACCCTCCTTACTTTATGTAGGAAGTCAGGCCCTATAGGTTTCTATATTTGCTTCAGGTTTACCAGATCATCTGCAGCAAATAAGCTCTTTAGAACCAAGAACAGcattttgctgttgtttgtttgttttttagagatggggtcttaatccgtcacccaggttggagtgtggtggcatgatcagaggtcactgcagcctttaactcctgggctcaagcaatctctgtgcctcagccccctgagtacctgggacaacaggtgtgcaccatcatgcctggctaatttttttgttgttgttgttgttagagatgaggtcccactatgttgttcaggctggtctcaaactcctggcctgaagctgaggcctcctgcctcagcctcccaagtagttggaattacagatatgagccaaaAACGcagttttgtttgctgttttatTCACAACAGAGGATGATGATGATTAGCGAATGAGCTTCtctgacatttttcttccttctagaaAACATTCATGCAGGTCCATGTGGTTACGCTTCACTGGGACCACAAGGTGAAGATTAATATAGACACTGCTTTTTCTTTCCATCATTTGCTTACTGAGGTCAATAGTGCTCCCCTATCTGTCAATATCCCAGCTGGAATCCTGATTCTTTACAAGCGCATATGGATGTAGAGATTCTAATTCGCAGATATTTTACTTTCCCAGCGTCTCCTCACACACAAGGTAGTTATCACATCTAGTAATACCTTTTCCTCTAGAGTAACAAATACTCTCAACCCAAACTCTTCCAGACTCGCTCCCAGGGAGCAGTCTCACAACATCCTGATAACTTCAGAACTCTTTTGGTGAGAGGGTAGTGGTTACTTTGTGAGCAAAGCAACTAACCCTCCAAGACCCTTGCCGGTGCCCCTAGAGTGTTTGTCTGGAGGACCCTGGCTCTCAGTGGCGACCTCCTTTCCTCCTGACCCATGTGTCCAGGTATCAAAAGTTTCGACAGCCCTCAGGTACTGATAGCAAAGGTTTCTTTTGTCTAAGGAAGGTGGAAGGATTACCCAATTATAATCATTTTACCTTCATTAGTCAAATAATTTTCCACCATTTGCTTACTGAGGTCAATAGTGCTCCACTGGCTGTGTCAGTATCCCAGCTCGGAATCCTGACACGGTTTTTATTGTTCAATTCTTTTACGTAAGCTATTGAACATTTGTTATCCTCAGTGTTTCTCAGGTGGGCACAGGGGATCAATGATGATGTTGTCTTTCATTAGAAGcttatatgtgccaaattttctagatccagtctatcgttgttggacatttgggttggttccaagtctttgctattgtgaatagtcccgcaataaacatacgtgtgcatgtgtctttatagcagcatgatttgtaatcctttgggtatatacccagtaatgggatggctgggtcaaatggtatttctagttctagatccctgaggaatcgccacgctgacttccacaatggtcgaactagtttacagtcccaccaacagtgtaaaagtgttcctgtttctccacatcctctccagcacctgttgtttcctgacttgttgatgatcgccattctaactggtgtgagatggtatctcattgtggttttgatttgcatttctctgatggccagtgatgatgagcattttttcatgtgtcttttggctgcataaatgtcttcttttgagaagtgtctgttcatatccttcgcccactttttgatggggttgtttgtttttttcttgtaactttgtttgagttcattgtagattctggatattagccctttgtcatatgagtagattgcaaaaattttctcccattctgtaggttgcctgttcactctgatggtagtttcttttgctgtgcagaagctctttagtttaattagatcccatttgtcaattttggcttttgttgccattgcttttggtgttttagacatgaagtccttgcccctgcctatgtcctgaatggtattgcctaggttttcttctagggtttttatggttttaggtctaacatttaagtctttaatccatcttgaattaattttagtataaggtgtaaggaagcacaccagggcctgttgtagggtggggggaggggggagggatagcattaggagatgtacctaatgttaaatggcgagttaatgggtgcagcacaccaacatggcacatgtatacatatgtaacaaacctgcacgttgtgcacatgtaccctaaaacttcaagtataataataataaaaaaagaagcttaTATTACAGAAACTAGTGGTCTTCAGCTGCTCATCCAGTCATTGCAATTCTAAGGGTTCTTTCCTCCTCTATCTCTGACTCACTCTGACAGTGCAGGGAGGTTAGACCCTTGCTTTTCTGTCAGGGAGAAAGAGCCTTCcttaatttacttatttgtgattgttttattttaaaattttgtacctTATTTTTACATAGTGGTTTACTGGGTAAGGTTTGTCTTGCTGCTTCTGCATTACATTCCAGTTTATgacaaaataacacaaattaaaggaagtaaaagaaaggcaaaggaacCATGCTATTTTGATCTATAATTTACAtgaattcagatttttttctttttcatttcagcttTCTTAGAAAGCAAAACTTGATAGTTGTTTTGgggcaagaaagaaaacagaaaatataagtcTGAATGTCATGAAAGTGAAAGAAGGGAAGTGGCTTTCTGCTCATAAAATGGCCAAGTATAAGTTAGCAAAATAAAATGCAGCAAAATCGATGACTAGGGGTTCTGGCAGAGGGGAAGAATGAGCCCAATGTTGAGGTACACAAAGGCAGGGAAATGGCTGTTTCTGctagaggcacagagaaggccAAGTCCTGGGTCAATGAATTGCTCTTAGCTTTGCAAGACCAGACATTtgctcttttttcatttaatatacatAGGATCAGTtctgaggaaggaagggaagcatGATGCCAACTGGCTCACAAGAGATTGTCAACCAGTCCCCAATTACTAGAACAAGCAGCCTCCTCTGGCAGGATAATAGATATTAGCCTTGCCTGAGCACTCTACCAAGTTAATAAATCTACCTAGGCAAGGAAAAGAGTGCTTTGAGAAACTCagtgtaaaaaataaagagaactggATAATCGCAAAGATTCCGCTCTTTATCTGGataatgatgatgacgatgatacTAAAAATGATAACATTGGAATTTGTTGCATGTTGACTAAGACCAGCCTCTGTTCaaagatatttgaaaagattaactcAATCTTTTCAATAACCATATTTAGATTCCACTCATTTATACAACTTTCTGGAGAGAAATATGTATCTGGAGAGATGAGCTATTCCGAAAACACCAGTGATTTAAGGTCAAACCTTTAGGGGGAGTCAATATAGTGGCTTATCTGGAAGACTCTATCAATGGAAGTGGAGGGTGGATATGAGTAGAGAATTTATAAACCAAGGAGAGGCCAGGGCATGAAGTCAGGTGAGCAGGACGGGTGAGATGACAAGGGATTCAGAGTTCCACGTCACATGCCAATGTGTTGCCATCTATTACTTTGTAGACAGAGCAACGGGGGTATGTTGTGAGTAAGTTGAACTAATTTTAAGTCCTAAGTAAAAGTAGACCTTTTAAATAGTTAAAAGTGAGTAGATTTTTCTGCCAATTGTAAAAAAGGGCCAAGATTTAATGAGTAATTTATTCACTGAAATACAGTAAAACCTTTATTGACTCATCAACTGCAAACACTTAGAAGCCTTTTTACATTTGACTCTTGagattttcttttgtcattttaagaataaaCAGGAAGCACCTAACAATTTTTAGTCTAACAATAGCCCAGCCATATGGGCTCTGAGTTTCTCCCTGAGGATGTCATTGATTCTCCAGGACACTTCCTTCAGGTCAGCCTGCTGTTTTTATTCCTGAAAGGGACAACTCACCTCCAGGCCAGACTTTATTTTGTCTACTGATAGATTCCAATTAGGAATTTCTTCTCCTCCTAATCTTACCAGACAATGGTTGAGTGTCCAGTGCCAAAAAGAACCTATTGTATGAGCCAGAGGGCAGACTATATGTACTTTCTATGAAGCAGTGAAGGGATACTTACCAGGGATAATCTTGTTTTAACCCCAAACTCCACCACAGTACTTAGTAtagatgtctttatttttctaacctcatcatatttaaaaaatcctaaaatacaaTGACAGGATTGAAAGAAACTTGTCAAAAAAATCACCAttggctggatatggtggctcttccctataatctcagtgctttgggaggccaaggcaggagttcaagaccagcctgagcaacatagcaagacattgtacatacaaaaataattagctgggcattgtggtatgcacctgtagttccagctactccgaaggctgaagtgggaagatcgcttgagcccagaagctggagattatagtgagctatgatcctcccactgcattccagcatgggtgacagagtgagaccctatctctaaaacaaagtaaaataaaataataatcaccaTTAATGGATAAAATGATCAAGgcattttttggaatagtttcaataggattggtatccattcttctttttttgtccagtagaatttggctgtgaatccatctgatgcAGGGCTTTTTATTGTTGgtaagttttttctttgtttgtttgtttgttttttagtattgATTCAATTTCACGACTTATTATGGGTATGTTCGAGTattcaatttcttcttgattcaatctTTGGAGGTTAaatgtttccaggaatgtatccatttattctaggttttctagtttgtgttcaTAGAAGTGTTCAAAACACTCTCtgaagttttttgtatttctgtgaggttGGTGTAACATCACTTTTGTCATatctgtgtttatttggatcttctctctttttctcttcattaattTAGCTAGCAGTATGTCaaccttatttattctttcaaaaatcaaACCTTTGTTTTCGTTTCTTTTTTGTATAGATTTTCACATCTCAATTTCTTTCAGTTgaactctgattttggttatttcttttcttctgcaagcTTTGGAGTTGTTCTACTCTTGTTTTCCTAGTTCTTTTTGGTGTGATGTTAGCTTGCTAATTTGGgatctttctgactttttgatgTAGCCATTTAATGCTATTAATTTTACTCCTAATACTGATTTAgctgtgccccagagattctgaagggttgtatctttgttttcattagtttccaagaatttcttgatttttgccttaatttctttgtttACCTGAAAGTCATCCAGGAATAGGCTGTCTCATTTCCATGTAGTTACATGGTTCTGAGAGAGCTTCTTGGTATTAATTTCAATTATTATTGCACCATGGTCCAGGAGTGTGcttggtatgattttttttttattttgttgagaattgctttatggaCAAGCACGTGGTTGACCTTAGAGTATGCACTATGTGCAGACGAGAATGTGtactctgctgttgttgggtggagtgttctgtagatatctgttaggTACATTTGATCAAGTGTTGCATTTAGGTCTCAaatatatttgttagttttctgccttgttgatctgtctaacactgtcagtggggtTTGGAAGTCTTTTGCTATTATTGTGtagttatctaagtctctttgtaggtctctaaaaacttaTGAATCTGGGCACTCtagttttgggtgcatatatatttagggtagtaaGTCTTCTTGTTAAATCGAGCTCTTTATGTAATGccattttttgttcttgttgattATActggtttaatgtctgttttatttgaaataagaataataacctttactctcttttttttttctgtttgtttgatagatctttctccatctctttactttgaaTCTGTGGatatcattgcatgtgagatgggtttcttgatGACAGCATACATTTGGATATTGCTTCTTTATCCATCTTGCTACTCGGTCTTTTAAATgggggcatttaacccatttacattcaaggttaatattgacatgtgaggatttgatcctgtcattgtgttgttagcctGCTGTTATATAGAGTTGGGCTGCAGTTGGTTTATAGTGTCAGTGGGCTaggtacttaagtgtgtttttgtggtggctggtaatagtctttcatttccatgttaaATACttccttaaggacctcttgtaaggaaggtctggtggtaacaaatttctttagcatttgtttatctgaaaaggattttatttctcctttgctaaggaagcttagtttggctggatataaaattcttggttggaatttcttttctttaaggatgctgaatataggcccgcaatctcttctggcttgtaaggtttctgctgaaaggtatgttgttagcctgatggggttccctttatAGGTGACCTGCCCCTCCTCTCTAgctttcttcaatattttttcttccatgttAATGTCaaagaatctgatgactatgtgtctttggtatgttaattttgtatagtTTCTTGctggggttctctgaatttcctcaATTTGTATGTCAACTTCTTTAGAAAGGTTGGGGAAGCTCtgagtcttcaagctctgagattccttCCTCAGCTtagtctattctgctgttaatacttctgaTTGTGTTATATAATTCTTGTAAGAGTTTTTCAGCTTTAGAAGATcagctgtttcttttttgaaatggctatttcatctttcagctcttgtattattttattggatTCTTTATATTCCTTGGATTGGATTTCAACTTTCTATTGAATATCAATGGTCTTCATTTCCAtacagattctgaattctatgtctgtcattctAGCCATCAATTAAGAACCACTGCTGGGAAGctagtgtggtcatttggaggtaagaagacactctggttTCCAGAAGTGCCTGagttcttgtgctgattctttctcatctgtatagGTTGAtattcctttaatctttgaagcTGCTGTCCTTTGGGtggggttttaaaattttacattctttGAAGCTCTTGAGAGTTTGACTATGGTATAAGTTGGGTTTAGTTGATTGGTTTCATTTCTGGATGATTTCAGGGGTACAAGTttcagctcagcactcctgaaCTTCATGTTTTAATGCTGGGGTGTGGGGGTACTGGGATCAGGACTATGGCTTTTTTTCTGTGGTCCCTCAAGGTTAAGCATTTGATATGCTGGAGGGGCCAAGGTGTTCCTTGTATGCTGGCAACAGCACTCCAATGAGGGGTGCTGCCAAAAATACTTCATAGGGGAGGTGGTGGGCAGCAGGGGCCCCCATGTATGACACGCTGGAAAAGCAGCAGGGAAAGTCTACAGTGAGTGAGCCCTGGTTGGGGAGGGCTGTGGGTGGGTGCTTGCCAGCAGGGGCCCACTTGCAGTTCTCTGACTATTAGGTAGGGTCTGTTGGTGAAAGAACTAAGGCAGTGCCCACTGGCAAGTGCCTCGGCTTGGCAGCAGAGGCCATGCTGAAAGTGGGTGTAGACAGGCAGTGTCCCTGGGATAGGCTGGCAGAGCGTGGGGTGCTCATATTGGACTGGCCCATCCCATGGGAAAGATAGCCCTGTTCCATTCAGGTCCAGCAGCCAAAAAAGGCTAAAGCCACCTAGAGGAGCATGTGAGCCTTGGGGAATGAGCTGTGCTCCATTGCACCTCTTCCTACACAAACCCTCGGCTCCACGCAGGCTGGAGTTCTGTCTTTTTCAACTCTCCAGGTAGCTATCCCTGCCATCTCAAATGTCTGTGGGGGTTATGGGGTCTCCTGAAGCTAGGGTTCCAGAGGTCTGTGACAAGAATGGCTCACTGTATGCCTATTTTACTCACCCCTTCCCCAGAAGCTGCTCCAAGTCAGGAATGAGTCCTGGAGCTTGGCAACCTCATGCAGGGTTCCCAACTCCCTCCCCTTTCAGCCCTGGGTCTGCATCATCCCTCCGTCCACTCTTCATGCCTTCTTTCCAAAGATCTGTTTAAAATGTGCCAGTCTACTTGATGATCTGGTCTTTCTTGGTGAGAGAAGTTCTTCCTGGCTGtatctagttggccatcttggtt comes from the Homo sapiens chromosome 9, GRCh38.p14 Primary Assembly genome and includes:
- the IFNW1 gene encoding interferon omega-1 precursor, encoding MALLFPLLAALVMTSYSPVGSLGCDLPQNHGLLSRNTLVLLHQMRRISPFLCLKDRRDFRFPQEMVKGSQLQKAHVMSVLHEMLQQIFSLFHTERSSAAWNMTLLDQLHTGLHQQLQHLETCLLQVVGEGESAGAISSPALTLRRYFQGIRVYLKEKKYSDCAWEVVRMEIMKSLFLSTNMQERLRSKDRDLGSS